The following are encoded together in the Paraburkholderia sp. BL10I2N1 genome:
- a CDS encoding YbhB/YbcL family Raf kinase inhibitor-like protein: MTLTLTSQAFRQNGEIPSQHTCEGADVSPPLAWSGVPSNAKSLALIVDDPDAPDPAAPKMTWVHWVLYNIPPTAIGLPEGAAAGGLPSGTLEGTNDFRRAAYGGPCPPVGRHRYFHKLYALDTVLPDLKRPSKAALEKAMQGHVLAHAELIGTYRKR, from the coding sequence ATGACTCTCACGCTAACGTCGCAAGCCTTCCGACAGAACGGGGAGATTCCCTCACAACATACTTGCGAGGGCGCCGATGTTTCCCCGCCGCTCGCGTGGTCCGGCGTGCCCTCGAACGCAAAAAGCCTGGCGCTGATCGTCGACGACCCTGACGCGCCAGACCCTGCCGCGCCGAAGATGACCTGGGTACATTGGGTGCTGTACAACATCCCGCCGACGGCAATCGGGCTGCCCGAGGGCGCTGCTGCGGGGGGATTGCCGAGCGGCACGCTCGAAGGCACCAATGACTTCAGACGTGCCGCTTACGGCGGCCCGTGCCCGCCCGTGGGACGCCACCGCTATTTCCATAAGCTGTATGCACTCGACACCGTACTGCCCGATTTGAAACGCCCCAGCAAGGCGGCGCTCGAAAAGGCCATGCAGG